The following proteins are encoded in a genomic region of Deltaproteobacteria bacterium:
- a CDS encoding HIT family protein: MDCIFCKIVAGEIPSVKIYEDDRTLAFMDINPLNDGHLLIIPKAHAATIHKITEADFLAVMSATHKLAAAVQKTLAPEGINILQLNGEAANQVVPHLHVHIVPRWSGDGLTVSQWNLAPGDMEKIKELADQIKSEIAN, from the coding sequence ATGGATTGCATATTCTGTAAAATAGTGGCCGGTGAGATCCCGTCTGTGAAGATTTATGAGGATGACAGGACACTAGCCTTCATGGACATAAACCCTCTGAATGACGGCCATCTTCTTATTATCCCGAAAGCACATGCCGCTACCATCCATAAAATAACTGAAGCCGATTTTTTAGCGGTCATGTCTGCCACGCATAAACTAGCGGCCGCTGTTCAGAAGACGCTCGCCCCTGAGGGGATCAATATATTGCAGCTAAACGGCGAAGCTGCCAATCAGGTTGTGCCACATCTTCATGTGCACATTGTTCCCAGGTGGTCCGGGGACGGATTAACCGTCTCGCAATGGAATCTGGCGCCGGGCGACATGGAAAAGATCAAGGAACTGGCGGATCAGATCAAATCCGAAATCGCGAATTGA